A window of Rubricoccus marinus contains these coding sequences:
- a CDS encoding alpha/beta hydrolase, translating into MTTHSIETLRTARYLTLGGPPPEDLTADALGGVREVWLACHGYGQSAARWARHFEPLASAERLIVVPEALSKFYLDDRYQRVGASWMTRENRESEVADQIRYLDAVMTEACGRAGVDLASVRLVGFGFSQGTATIMRWLEQSALVAQRPRRANRVILWGGRVPTDLDLGAQRPWLEQADLHIIAGDRDAVATPGRVIAQETALREAGIPYQTITFSGEHRLNARVLAGLGAL; encoded by the coding sequence TTGACGACACATTCGATCGAAACCCTCCGCACAGCCCGCTACCTCACGCTGGGCGGCCCCCCGCCAGAGGACCTGACGGCAGATGCGTTGGGCGGCGTGCGCGAGGTGTGGCTGGCGTGTCACGGCTACGGCCAATCCGCGGCGCGGTGGGCGCGGCACTTCGAGCCGCTGGCGAGCGCCGAGCGGCTGATCGTGGTCCCAGAGGCGCTAAGCAAGTTCTACCTGGACGACCGCTACCAGCGCGTCGGCGCGAGCTGGATGACGCGCGAGAACCGCGAGAGCGAGGTCGCCGACCAGATCCGCTACCTGGACGCGGTGATGACCGAAGCCTGTGGCCGCGCGGGAGTCGATCTCGCTAGCGTTCGCCTGGTCGGGTTCGGCTTCAGCCAGGGCACGGCGACGATCATGCGCTGGCTGGAGCAGAGCGCACTCGTGGCCCAACGCCCGCGCCGGGCCAACCGCGTGATCCTCTGGGGCGGCCGCGTGCCGACCGATCTCGACCTCGGCGCGCAGCGCCCATGGTTGGAGCAGGCCGACCTCCACATCATCGCCGGGGACCGTGACGCGGTCGCGACGCCGGGCCGCGTGATCGCGCAGGAGACCGCGCTCCGCGAAGCGGGCATCCCTTACCAGACGATCACCTTCTCGGGTGAGCACCGCCTCAACGCGCGCGTCCTCGCAGGCCTGGGGGCGCTGTGA
- a CDS encoding PAS domain-containing sensor histidine kinase has protein sequence MTDPPPDHLPPLLLGDVPCDGEVVSTWDAFREAVAASPRRIGVMRASAPGGPSAHDLTAWLRGPGRTPRVVVIGGEDELALLASGASEVLEADASRAETERAVARARARGLWRADAERFRVIVEHSRDVVTVVDEKGRYVYSNPATEEHLGYAPEALRGTSAFDMLHKEDVPHVMGVFLEAIGTPGTSRSVSYRVRMASGEVLNMEAEGRALVGADGEPYAIITSRDVTERVRAEAALRDSEARYRSLLGALPDVISRIRRDGLVLAFHVPPVFTTEFPADALLGKVLPQEIPAPLAKKFKDAIAQIEAGAPGPVTYRYEVEVQGEARHREVRIVPHGPDEVLSILRDVTPEVNAERGIRQSKAELEASQADLRALAARLQDVREEERTHLSREVHDSLGQQLTAIRYAVGWFGRQLPGHAEAERRLADARGLIDETIQQVRRISADLRPGVLDDFGLVTALEWFAERTSERTGLDILVKASGDASGAPDDVATAAFRIVQEALTNVARHAEATSVVINVEVEDSRLHVRVTDDGVGLDADALQARRSLGVLGMRERARALGGTLRLAGSPGRGATVLVSFPLPPPP, from the coding sequence GTGACCGATCCTCCACCCGACCACCTGCCGCCACTCCTGCTCGGGGATGTCCCGTGCGACGGAGAGGTCGTGAGCACCTGGGACGCGTTCCGCGAGGCCGTCGCCGCGTCGCCTCGCCGCATCGGCGTCATGCGGGCGTCGGCCCCCGGCGGCCCGTCCGCCCACGACCTCACGGCGTGGCTGCGGGGCCCCGGGCGCACGCCGCGCGTGGTCGTCATCGGCGGCGAGGACGAGCTCGCTCTGCTGGCCTCTGGCGCCAGCGAGGTGCTGGAGGCCGATGCGAGCCGCGCCGAGACCGAGCGCGCCGTCGCGCGCGCCCGCGCCAGAGGCCTCTGGCGCGCCGACGCCGAGCGCTTCCGCGTGATCGTGGAGCACTCCCGCGACGTGGTGACCGTGGTGGACGAAAAGGGCCGCTACGTCTACTCCAACCCCGCCACGGAGGAGCACCTTGGCTACGCGCCAGAGGCGCTCCGGGGCACGAGCGCCTTTGACATGTTGCACAAAGAGGACGTGCCGCACGTGATGGGCGTCTTTCTCGAAGCCATCGGGACGCCGGGAACGTCGCGGTCGGTCTCGTACCGCGTGCGGATGGCCTCGGGCGAAGTCCTGAACATGGAGGCCGAAGGCCGCGCGCTCGTGGGCGCCGACGGCGAGCCGTACGCCATCATCACCTCGCGCGACGTGACCGAGCGCGTGCGCGCCGAGGCCGCGCTCCGCGACAGCGAGGCCCGATACCGCTCGCTGCTCGGCGCGCTGCCGGACGTGATCTCGCGGATCCGCCGCGATGGTCTCGTGCTCGCCTTCCACGTGCCGCCCGTGTTTACCACGGAGTTCCCCGCCGACGCCCTTCTCGGGAAGGTGCTGCCGCAGGAGATCCCGGCGCCTCTGGCGAAGAAGTTCAAGGACGCCATCGCCCAGATCGAGGCCGGGGCGCCGGGGCCGGTGACGTACCGCTACGAGGTGGAGGTCCAGGGCGAGGCGCGCCACCGCGAGGTGCGCATCGTGCCGCACGGGCCAGACGAGGTGCTCTCCATCCTGCGCGATGTGACGCCGGAGGTCAACGCCGAGAGGGGCATCCGGCAGAGCAAAGCGGAACTGGAAGCCTCGCAAGCTGATCTCCGCGCGCTCGCGGCACGCCTCCAGGACGTGCGCGAGGAAGAGCGAACGCACCTCTCGCGCGAGGTCCACGACTCCCTCGGCCAGCAACTCACCGCCATTCGCTACGCCGTCGGCTGGTTTGGGCGGCAGCTCCCCGGCCATGCCGAGGCCGAGCGCCGCCTCGCCGACGCCAGAGGCCTCATCGACGAGACCATCCAACAGGTCCGCCGCATCTCCGCCGACCTCCGCCCGGGCGTGCTGGACGATTTCGGGCTCGTCACCGCGCTGGAGTGGTTCGCCGAGCGCACGTCGGAGCGTACCGGCCTGGACATCTTGGTCAAGGCCTCTGGCGACGCCAGCGGCGCGCCGGACGACGTGGCGACGGCGGCCTTCCGTATCGTGCAGGAGGCCCTCACCAACGTGGCGCGCCACGCCGAGGCAACCTCGGTGGTGATCAACGTGGAGGTGGAAGACTCCCGCCTGCACGTGCGCGTCACCGACGACGGCGTTGGCCTAGACGCCGACGCGTTGCAAGCGCGCCGCTCGTTGGGCGTGCTCGGCATGCGCGAGCGCGCCCGCGCCCTCGGGGGCACGTTGCGCCTCGCGGGATCCCCTGGCAGGGGTGCCACCGTTCTGGTCTCCTTCCCGCTCCCCCCGCCCCCATGA
- a CDS encoding DUF2256 domain-containing protein — translation MAHKKPHLPTKTCPVCRRPFAWRKKWARDWDDVVYCSERCRREAAAARKRSA, via the coding sequence ATGGCCCACAAGAAGCCCCACCTGCCCACGAAGACCTGCCCCGTGTGCAGGCGGCCGTTCGCGTGGCGGAAAAAGTGGGCCCGCGATTGGGACGACGTCGTTTACTGCTCGGAGCGGTGCAGGAGGGAAGCCGCGGCGGCGCGGAAGCGCTCGGCGTAG
- a CDS encoding cysteine desulfurase family protein codes for MPYLDHAATTPLREEALDAMLPWLREEYGNASSQHGPGRRARVAVENARKAVAAVLGCEPAEVLFTSGGTEADNAALRGALGPLAPEARTGLVTSAAEHDAILRTAEAWREAGHAVAVVPPLASGAADPEGLAAATSETTGLVSAMLVNNEVGAVSDITRIAADAHRAGALVHTDAVQAPGLLPLAVDALGVDLLSLSAHKVNGPKGIGALFVRAGTAFAPSVHGGAQERGRRGGTENVAAIVGFATALTLAEQEREETYARLSRLRQRLAAQIRAALPEAVFNTADATEGESPSSPEASGALDPQNAIPTAPHILSVSFPPGPHGPLDGEMILLGLDLAGVHASAGSACTSGALTPSHVLLAMGVPRETAAATVRFSLGRTTTEADIDAASSALAAVVRRARGV; via the coding sequence ATGCCCTACCTCGACCACGCCGCCACGACGCCCCTCCGCGAAGAGGCGCTGGACGCCATGCTGCCGTGGCTGCGCGAGGAGTACGGCAACGCGTCCTCCCAGCACGGCCCGGGGCGGCGCGCGCGCGTGGCCGTCGAGAACGCGCGGAAGGCCGTGGCCGCCGTCCTGGGCTGCGAGCCGGCCGAGGTCCTCTTCACTTCGGGCGGGACCGAGGCCGACAACGCCGCCCTTCGAGGCGCGCTCGGGCCTCTGGCGCCGGAGGCCCGCACCGGGCTCGTGACGAGCGCTGCGGAGCACGACGCCATCCTGCGCACGGCCGAGGCGTGGCGCGAGGCCGGGCACGCCGTAGCGGTCGTACCGCCTCTGGCGAGCGGCGCGGCGGACCCGGAGGGCCTCGCCGCAGCCACGTCAGAGACCACCGGGCTGGTCTCCGCGATGCTCGTCAACAACGAGGTGGGCGCCGTGTCGGACATCACGCGGATCGCGGCGGACGCGCACCGGGCTGGCGCGCTCGTGCACACCGACGCTGTGCAGGCGCCTGGCTTGCTGCCTCTGGCGGTGGACGCGCTGGGCGTGGACCTGCTCTCGCTTTCCGCCCACAAAGTGAATGGCCCCAAGGGCATCGGCGCGTTGTTCGTGCGCGCGGGGACCGCGTTCGCGCCCTCCGTGCACGGCGGGGCACAGGAGCGCGGCCGGCGCGGCGGGACCGAAAACGTCGCCGCTATCGTCGGCTTCGCGACTGCGCTGACACTCGCGGAGCAAGAGCGCGAAGAGACCTATGCGCGCCTCTCGCGCCTGCGCCAGAGGCTCGCGGCCCAGATCCGCGCGGCGCTCCCGGAGGCCGTCTTCAACACCGCCGATGCGACGGAAGGGGAGAGCCCGTCCTCGCCAGAGGCCTCTGGCGCCCTCGATCCCCAGAACGCAATCCCGACCGCTCCCCACATCCTCAGCGTCTCGTTCCCGCCCGGCCCCCACGGCCCCCTGGACGGCGAAATGATCCTGCTTGGGCTCGACCTCGCGGGCGTCCACGCCTCCGCCGGAAGCGCCTGCACCAGCGGTGCGCTCACGCCCAGCCACGTGCTCCTCGCGATGGGCGTCCCGCGCGAGACGGCTGCCGCGACCGTGCGCTTCTCCCTCGGCCGCACTACCACCGAGGCCGACATCGACGCGGCCTCTAGCGCGCTGGCCGCCGTCGTTCGTCGCGCGCGAGGCGTGTAG
- the clpX gene encoding ATP-dependent Clp protease ATP-binding subunit ClpX, with the protein MVPADDLIRCSFCGRTAHEVSSMVAGPDVYICDRCIYDANGIVRGDMQPYPAPARRPFNARNNRLTPREINAALDEHVIGQSRAKRALSVAVYNHYKRIEAEEHLHAYDDVEIEKSNILLVGPSGTGKTLMARTLAKVLDVPFSIADATALTEAGYVGEDVESILSHLLQAADFDIERAERGIIYVDEIDKLARKGDNASITRDVSGEGVQQALLKMLEGTVAGVPPKGGRKHPEQNLISFDTRHVLFICGGAFDGLAPLIARRRSHSAIGFNAGGVRVEADDPHLFRDARPEDLMRYGLIPELIGRLPVMAPLDGLTAKDLRRILTDPKNALTKQYEKLFAMDGVELVFDDDALDAVVEKALALKTGARGLRAVLEESMLGLMFDAPEAKPSTVVRVTRGVVEHGEAPILEERRAAS; encoded by the coding sequence ATGGTCCCGGCCGACGACCTCATTCGCTGCTCGTTTTGTGGACGCACCGCCCACGAGGTCTCCTCGATGGTGGCCGGGCCGGACGTGTACATCTGCGACCGCTGCATCTACGACGCCAACGGCATCGTGCGCGGGGACATGCAGCCGTACCCGGCGCCGGCGCGGCGGCCGTTCAACGCGCGGAACAACCGGCTGACGCCGCGCGAGATCAACGCGGCGCTGGACGAGCACGTGATCGGGCAGAGCCGCGCCAAGCGCGCGCTCTCGGTCGCCGTCTACAACCACTACAAGCGCATCGAGGCCGAGGAGCATCTCCACGCCTACGACGACGTGGAGATCGAGAAGAGCAACATCCTGCTCGTGGGCCCGAGCGGTACGGGCAAGACGCTCATGGCGCGCACGCTCGCGAAGGTCCTGGACGTGCCGTTCTCCATCGCCGACGCCACGGCGCTGACCGAGGCCGGCTACGTGGGCGAGGACGTGGAGAGCATCCTCAGCCACCTACTCCAAGCGGCCGATTTCGACATCGAGCGCGCCGAGCGCGGCATCATCTACGTCGACGAGATCGACAAGCTGGCGCGCAAGGGCGACAACGCGAGCATCACGCGGGACGTGAGCGGCGAGGGCGTGCAGCAGGCGCTGCTCAAGATGCTGGAGGGGACCGTGGCCGGCGTGCCGCCAAAAGGTGGACGCAAGCACCCGGAGCAAAACCTGATCTCCTTCGACACGCGCCACGTGCTGTTCATCTGCGGTGGCGCGTTCGACGGGCTCGCGCCCCTTATCGCGCGGCGGCGCTCGCACTCCGCCATCGGCTTCAACGCCGGGGGCGTGCGCGTCGAGGCCGACGATCCGCACCTGTTCCGCGACGCCCGCCCCGAGGACCTCATGCGCTACGGGCTGATCCCGGAGCTGATCGGGCGGTTGCCCGTCATGGCGCCGCTGGACGGCTTGACGGCCAAAGACCTCCGCCGCATCCTCACGGACCCCAAGAACGCGCTCACCAAGCAGTACGAGAAGCTTTTCGCCATGGACGGCGTGGAGCTCGTCTTCGACGACGACGCGCTGGATGCGGTCGTGGAAAAGGCGCTCGCGCTCAAGACCGGCGCCAGAGGCCTCCGCGCGGTCTTGGAGGAGTCCATGCTTGGCCTCATGTTCGACGCGCCAGAGGCCAAGCCTTCCACCGTGGTCCGCGTCACGCGCGGCGTGGTGGAGCACGGCGAGGCGCCGATTTTGGAGGAGCGCCGGGCGGCGAGCTAA
- the gluQRS gene encoding tRNA glutamyl-Q(34) synthetase GluQRS, whose protein sequence is MSPAPPRSGTPPEASGERLAAGRFAPSPTGDLHLGSALALVASWASVRTKGGRFVWRVEDLDGPRTVPGSAERQMEDARWLGLDWDEGPDPASGEDVGPHGPYWQSRRSALYDAALADLAARGLLFPCRRSRKDLQSLASAPHGAASGASAGLPPYPRRWRPADLAPEWFDDLGPRPDCALRFRVDGAPVTFEDRVVGRVTEDVQRAVGDVVLKRRDGVFAYQLAVVVDDLAMGVTEVVRGMDLLDSTPRQILLLQALGGAVPTYAHVPLLVNGSGEKLSKRDGAVSLREIRDAGASPEAVLGWLAWALGQIPEPRPLAPEALAQDWQWGAVRPDPVAVPRTLSRTLSHR, encoded by the coding sequence GTGAGCCCGGCGCCGCCCCGGTCCGGTACGCCGCCAGAGGCCTCTGGCGAGCGCCTTGCAGCCGGGCGCTTCGCGCCGAGCCCGACGGGCGATCTGCACTTGGGCAGCGCTCTGGCACTTGTGGCATCGTGGGCAAGCGTGCGGACCAAGGGGGGGCGCTTCGTGTGGCGCGTGGAAGACCTCGACGGGCCGCGCACCGTGCCCGGAAGCGCCGAGCGCCAGATGGAGGACGCACGCTGGCTCGGCTTGGACTGGGACGAAGGGCCGGACCCCGCCTCTGGCGAGGACGTGGGGCCACACGGGCCGTACTGGCAATCCAGACGGAGCGCGCTCTACGACGCGGCGCTGGCGGACCTCGCCGCCAGAGGCCTGCTGTTCCCATGCCGACGCTCGCGGAAAGACCTCCAGTCCCTCGCGAGCGCGCCGCACGGAGCGGCCTCTGGCGCGTCGGCGGGCCTGCCGCCGTACCCGCGCCGCTGGCGTCCTGCAGACCTCGCGCCCGAATGGTTCGATGACCTCGGCCCCCGTCCCGACTGCGCGCTCCGCTTTCGCGTCGATGGCGCGCCGGTCACGTTCGAGGACCGCGTGGTGGGGCGCGTGACCGAAGACGTGCAGCGAGCCGTCGGCGACGTAGTGCTGAAGCGGCGGGACGGCGTGTTCGCGTACCAGCTCGCCGTCGTCGTGGATGACCTCGCGATGGGCGTGACCGAAGTCGTGCGTGGCATGGACCTCTTGGACTCCACGCCGCGGCAGATCCTGCTCCTCCAAGCGCTCGGCGGCGCCGTTCCCACCTACGCCCACGTGCCTTTGCTCGTCAACGGCTCGGGCGAGAAGCTCTCCAAGCGCGACGGCGCGGTGTCGCTCCGCGAGATCCGCGACGCCGGCGCCTCGCCAGAGGCGGTCCTCGGCTGGCTCGCGTGGGCGCTCGGCCAGATCCCCGAACCGCGGCCTCTGGCGCCAGAGGCCCTCGCACAGGACTGGCAGTGGGGTGCGGTCCGTCCCGATCCTGTCGCGGTCCCACGAACTCTCAGCCGCACGCTCTCTCACCGATGA